A single genomic interval of Dysidea avara chromosome 8, odDysAvar1.4, whole genome shotgun sequence harbors:
- the LOC136263803 gene encoding uncharacterized protein, whose translation MSSFENNIATATEEDKLQAEEKMKWEEENPKIKNTFTLPGQQILLNVGGIRFSTSRSTLTKYPESMLGVMFSGRHDLETMKCSDGSFFIDRDGTHFRYILNYLRDGEERVWSFPKSLELLQEIFCEAKYYQLSGLLIALNSLMREVDVVSQDSIALHFVAGSGRYNSENSGGSFNVKYHSKQAISYKLKNMKGLSFNSMRFSYPLSFSDCDLSNASFTNCFFESDVIFEDCILDGTTFSMLYGLVATLHNVSFTGSKTDNTNFDGKLRAELRLARKII comes from the coding sequence ATGTCCTCCTTTGAAAACAACATCGCTACAGCAACTGAAGAAGACAAACTGCAAgcagaagaaaaaatgaagtgGGAAGAAGAAAATCCCAAGATAAAGAACACATTTACTTTACCTGGTCAGCAAATATTATTAAATGTTGGTGGCATACGTTTTTCAACCTCACGTTCCACACTGACCAAGTATCCTGAGTCAATGTTAGGAGTGATGTTTAGTGGTAGACATGATTTAGAAACCATGAAGTGTAGTGATGGTAGTTTCTTCATTGATAGAGATGGAACACACTTTAGATACATACTCAACTACTTGCGGGATGGGGAAGAAAGGGTCTGGAGCTTTCCTAAATCTCTTGAACTTTTACAAGAGATTTTTTGTGAAGCAAAATATTATCAACTTAGTGGTCTTCTCATTGCACTGAATTCTTTAATGCGGGAAGTTGATGTCGTATCCCAAGACAGCATTGCACTTCACTTTGTCGCTGGCAGTGGTCGCTATAATTCAGAAAACAGTGGAGGTTCTTTTAATGTAAAATACCATTCAAAGCAAGCTATTTCATACAAGCTAAAGAATATGAAAGGACTGTCCTTCAATAGCATGAGATTTAGTTATCCACTGTCTTTTAGTGATTGTGATCTGAGCAATGCTTCTTTTACGAATTGTTTCTTTGAATCAGATGTTATTTTTGAAGACTGCATACTTGACGGTACAACATTTTCTATGCTCTATGGACTAGTCGCTACTTTACACAATGTCAGCTTTACAGGTTCCAAAACTGACAATACTAACTTTGATGGTAAATTGCGAGCAGAACTGCGTCTTGCTAGGAAAATTATATAG